A window of the Streptomyces formicae genome harbors these coding sequences:
- a CDS encoding alpha-mannosidase, whose product MHDERRRIEQRVERVLDQRVRPLIHSAAVPLTVAAWQVPDEPVPFDEAREAAYEPFAPGTAWGPPWGTTWFRVRGEVPAEWAGQRVEAWFDLGFTSGWPGNQAEALVHLPDGTPLKAVNPQNQYVPVAAPAAGGERVDFFVEAASNPDILADRFRRPTPMGDKRTAGRAPLYTFARADLAVLDEGVWQLSLDLQVLRELMLELDEHDPRRHELLHTLDRAMDALDLDDVSGSAAAARAVLTDALARPAHSGAHTLSAVGHAHIDTAWLWPLRETRRKTARTFSNVTALAKEYPEFVFACSQAQQYAWVRESHPQVWARIEEAVRGGQWAPVGGMWVEADGNLPGGEALARQLVHGKRFFLDAFGIETQGVWLPDSFGYTAAFPQLARLAGMSWFLTQKLSWNQTNAFPHHTFWWEGIDGSRVFTHFPPVDTYNVVFSGREMAHAVRNYREKGRGTRSLAPFGHGDGGGGPNREMLERARRLADLEGSPKVVIEHPDAFFAAAQAEYPDAPVWSGELYLELHRATYTTQARTKQGNRRSEHALRETELWATAAALHVPGYAYPYEELDALWKTVLLHQFHDILPGSSIAWVHREAEAEYARVAAELEALTAQALEAVGGAGPVAPWVYNAGPRDRAEVVRVPAVLADVLDPGLPRLSDGSAAVFAEVPASGCAPVTTGVPVQEPVTVTNRSLDNGLVRVELADDGTFRSVRDLAAGREVLAPGGKGNLLRLHTDLPNYWDAWDIDKHYLGRFTDLLDGAAIRIAEESPLLGALRVERSFGRGSRIVQTVTVRAGSRRVDIATEIDWQEKEKILKAAFPVDVRADRSAAEIQFGHVHRPTHTNTSWEAARFEVYGHRWVHIGEPGYGVAVVNDATYGHDVSRTTREEDGGTTTTVRLSLVRAPRVPDPEADQGPHRFTYSLLPGATIEDAVAEGYALNLPLRVGPGGTHMPSVVTTDGPSAAVEAVKLADDGSGDVVVRLYESLGGRAETVLRTGFRAAGAVLTDLLERPVAEPVPVVDGNAVPLSLRPFQILTVRLSRA is encoded by the coding sequence ATGCACGACGAACGCCGGAGGATCGAGCAGCGGGTCGAACGCGTTCTGGACCAGCGGGTCCGGCCGCTGATCCACTCCGCCGCGGTGCCGCTGACCGTGGCGGCCTGGCAGGTGCCGGACGAGCCGGTGCCGTTCGATGAGGCGCGCGAGGCGGCGTACGAGCCGTTCGCCCCGGGCACGGCATGGGGTCCGCCGTGGGGCACGACCTGGTTCCGGGTGCGCGGCGAGGTGCCCGCCGAGTGGGCGGGGCAGCGTGTCGAAGCCTGGTTCGACCTGGGCTTCACCAGCGGCTGGCCCGGCAACCAGGCGGAGGCGCTGGTCCATCTCCCGGACGGCACCCCGCTGAAGGCGGTCAACCCGCAGAACCAGTACGTGCCCGTCGCCGCCCCCGCGGCCGGCGGTGAACGGGTCGACTTCTTCGTGGAAGCCGCGTCCAATCCGGACATCCTCGCCGACCGCTTCCGCCGGCCGACCCCGATGGGCGACAAACGCACGGCGGGCCGTGCACCGCTCTACACCTTCGCCCGCGCCGATCTCGCCGTGCTCGACGAGGGCGTCTGGCAGCTCTCCCTGGACCTCCAGGTGCTGCGCGAGCTGATGCTGGAGCTGGACGAGCACGACCCGCGCCGCCACGAACTCCTGCACACCCTCGACCGGGCCATGGACGCCCTGGACCTGGACGACGTCTCCGGGAGCGCCGCCGCGGCCCGGGCGGTCCTCACGGACGCCCTGGCGCGGCCCGCGCACTCCGGCGCGCACACGCTCTCGGCAGTCGGGCACGCGCACATCGACACCGCCTGGCTCTGGCCGCTGCGCGAGACCAGGCGCAAGACGGCCCGTACGTTCTCCAACGTGACGGCGCTCGCGAAGGAGTACCCGGAGTTCGTCTTCGCCTGCTCGCAGGCCCAGCAGTACGCGTGGGTGCGCGAGAGCCACCCGCAGGTGTGGGCCCGCATCGAGGAGGCGGTGCGCGGCGGGCAGTGGGCGCCGGTCGGCGGGATGTGGGTGGAGGCCGACGGCAATCTGCCGGGCGGCGAGGCGCTGGCCCGCCAGCTCGTGCACGGCAAGCGCTTCTTCCTCGACGCCTTCGGCATCGAGACTCAAGGGGTGTGGCTGCCCGACTCGTTCGGGTACACGGCGGCCTTCCCGCAGCTGGCGAGGCTGGCGGGGATGAGCTGGTTCCTGACCCAGAAGCTGTCCTGGAACCAGACCAACGCCTTCCCCCACCACACCTTCTGGTGGGAGGGCATCGACGGCTCCCGGGTCTTCACGCACTTCCCGCCCGTCGACACGTACAACGTGGTCTTCTCCGGGCGGGAGATGGCGCACGCGGTGCGCAACTACCGCGAGAAGGGGCGCGGTACGCGGTCCCTGGCGCCGTTCGGGCACGGCGACGGCGGGGGCGGACCCAACCGGGAGATGCTGGAGCGGGCGCGGCGGCTGGCCGATCTGGAGGGCTCGCCGAAGGTCGTGATCGAGCATCCGGACGCCTTCTTCGCGGCGGCGCAGGCCGAGTACCCCGACGCGCCGGTCTGGTCCGGGGAGCTCTATCTGGAGCTGCACCGGGCGACGTACACCACGCAGGCCCGGACCAAGCAGGGCAACCGGCGCAGCGAACACGCCCTGCGCGAGACCGAGTTGTGGGCGACGGCGGCGGCCCTGCACGTGCCCGGGTACGCGTATCCGTACGAGGAGCTGGACGCGCTGTGGAAAACGGTGCTGCTGCACCAGTTCCACGACATCCTGCCGGGCTCCTCGATCGCCTGGGTGCACCGGGAGGCGGAGGCCGAGTACGCGCGGGTCGCGGCCGAGCTGGAGGCGCTGACGGCGCAGGCGCTGGAGGCGGTGGGAGGCGCGGGGCCGGTGGCGCCCTGGGTGTACAACGCGGGTCCGCGGGACCGGGCCGAGGTCGTCCGCGTACCGGCCGTGCTGGCCGATGTCCTCGATCCGGGGCTGCCGCGGCTGTCGGACGGCTCGGCGGCGGTGTTCGCCGAGGTGCCCGCGTCCGGCTGCGCGCCGGTGACCACCGGGGTCCCGGTGCAGGAGCCCGTCACGGTCACCAACCGGTCCCTCGACAACGGTCTGGTACGGGTCGAGCTGGCCGACGACGGCACCTTCAGGTCCGTACGCGACCTGGCCGCCGGGCGCGAGGTGCTGGCGCCCGGAGGCAAGGGCAATCTGCTGCGGCTGCACACCGATCTGCCCAACTACTGGGACGCCTGGGACATCGACAAGCACTATCTGGGCCGCTTCACCGACCTGCTGGACGGCGCCGCGATCAGGATCGCCGAGGAGAGCCCGCTGCTGGGCGCGCTGCGCGTGGAGCGGAGCTTCGGCAGGGGCTCCCGGATCGTGCAGACCGTCACCGTCCGGGCGGGCAGCCGGCGCGTCGACATCGCGACCGAGATCGACTGGCAGGAGAAGGAGAAGATCCTCAAGGCCGCCTTCCCGGTCGATGTGCGCGCGGACCGGTCCGCCGCCGAGATCCAGTTCGGCCACGTCCACCGGCCCACGCACACCAACACCAGCTGGGAGGCGGCCCGTTTCGAGGTGTACGGCCACCGCTGGGTGCACATCGGCGAGCCCGGCTACGGCGTCGCGGTCGTCAACGACGCCACGTACGGCCACGACGTCTCGCGTACGACACGCGAGGAGGACGGCGGTACGACCACGACCGTACGGCTGAGCCTGGTGCGCGCCCCGCGCGTGCCCGACCCTGAGGCCGACCAGGGCCCGCACCGCTTCACGTACTCCCTGCTGCCGGGCGCGACGATCGAGGACGCGGTGGCGGAGGGGTACGCGCTGAACCTGCCGCTGCGGGTCGGCCCGGGCGGGACGCACATGCCGTCCGTCGTCACGACGGACGGGCCGTCGGCGGCGGTGGAGGCGGTGAAGCTCGCGGACGACGGCTCCGGCGATGTCGTCGTCCGGCTGTACGAGTCGCTGGGAGGGCGGGCGGAGACGGTGCTGCGGACCGGGTTCCGCGCCGCCGGAGCGGTCCTCACCGATCTCCTGGAACGCCCGGTCGCGGAGCCGGTCCCGGTGGTGGACGGGAACGCGGTGCCGTTGTCCCTGCGCCCCTTCCAGATCCTGACGGTGCGGCTGAGCCGGGCGTAG